CCCCGCGTATCGGTGGTAATGACTCCGTCATTGATAGTCCGAAGAGTGACCCAGAGGCGTTCTTTTTCAGATGCAAGAGCTTCCTCTATTTGCTTGCGTTCTTCGATTTCCCGTTTCAATGCCTCTGTTCGCTCGGCGACGAGCTTTTCAAGCTCTTCGTTTACCATGACGAGTTTGGTCCGCATTTCACGGAGTATCCTGTTTTGTTCCACTGCGTCCTGGTACGTGGAGAGGAGGAGATTGAGTATCTGGTCTCGGGAAGACTTGATGAGATACTTCTTTGAACCGAGAAATATCTCCAACTCTTCTTCAGGTTTCGAGGGCGGCCGTTTGGCCATTGTCGTGAGGACGGATTCGATTCTGGAGAGGAGAGTTCGTCCGTCGTACGGCTTGCACACGTAGCAGTCGGCTCCGGACTCCAGACCGAGGAATACATCCTCGGGACTGGACAGAGACGTCAGGAGAATGATGGGGATATTTTGGATGCTCTTATGATCTTTTATCGCGCGACACATACGATAACCATCCATTTTCGGCATGATGATGTCGCTCACGATGAGAGTCGGTACGTGTTCCAGTGCCATGGCCAAACCTTCTTCCCCGTCATGAGCCACCAGGACACTGTACCTGTATTCCTCGAGCAGCCTCTTCAAGCGCTTCGCCTGCATGGCGCTATCTTCGACTATGAGGATTTCTCCGGTCTCCATAGTATTTAAATTGCCTCTCAGGGTTTCACTAAATACGTCAACTTTTAGAAGTACCATTCATACCCGAAGTCAACAGAAACACTTCGGATTATTCATTTCTCTAATCTGCATTTAAATACCGAACCAGAATATCACCTTACACCAGAAACAGTCTCAATACAAGAATAAGTCCGATAAACGCACAATATTCGATTTCTTGGAAGACATTTTGCCACAACAAAGAAGAGGAATGTACTTACATTGAGTGGAGACAAAACTCATGACTTTTGGCATGGAAGGCCGCAACTTGGATTGCATAAGCCGAAAAGGACGTTTATTCTGGATCGTGCACGTGCATTCTGACTAAGAAACATATCGATCGGATAACGGGAGATAGAATGCCTGATCAGACAAGGGATCAGCTTCTGACGCAACTCGAGAACATGCGCAGGCGCGTCGCGGAATTGGAAACCGCTCTCAAGAATTTGGCTTCGAGTTGCCAAGAAGCACTGAATCCTCCGCCTCAGAGACGTGAAAAGGGCAAGATCGTCGATTTCCGATGGTTCTCCGAAAGGGCCGCTCAGCTCAAGGCATATGAGTCCCACGATCTTTCAGACCTATCGATGGAAGATGTGGAACGCTTGCTCCGAGAGCTGCAAGTGTCACAGGTTGAAGTGAAAATGCAGAATGAAGAGCTTCGCCGCGTTCACGAACAGCTCATTGAGTCGCGCGACAAATATTCATCATTGTACGATGCTGCTCCTGTGGGCTATTTCACCTTGAACAAAGAAGGCTTTGTGCTGGAAGCCAATCTCACTGCCGCAATTCTTCTTGGAACCACCAAAGCAGGACTTGTGCACAAACCATTTTCGTCTTTTGTTTCCAAAGATTCATATAATGCATACTACTGGCACTTGGAACGTGTCTTCAGAACCCGGTCGAAACAGAGCTGCGAAATACCGCTGGTCAGAGTGGATGGATCTACATTTTACGCCAGATTTGAAAGTGTGGCCTCCCAAAATCCTGACATCACTCCGACGTACTGTCAGACTGTCATAAGCGACACCACCGATTTGAAAAAGGCTCAACAGGACCTTCTCGAATCTGAAGAGCTGCATCGAATAACTCTTTCCAGCATATCGGATACTGTTTTCATCAGTGATGATTCGGGTGGGTTCACCTACATATGTCCGAACGTTCATGTCATCTTCGGCTATACACAGGAAGAGGTGCAGGAATTCAAAAATGTCGCGCATGTTCTTGGGCCGAATCTGTTCGATCCTGCTCGATTGGACAGATGCGAGGAAATCCCCAATATCGAACGGACGGTCAAGGACAAAGCCGGTCGGGAGCATGTATTGCTGATTAATGTGAAACGAGTCTCCATAAAAGGAGGGACAACTCTTTTCAGTTGCAGAGACATTACCGAACGGAAGCACGCGGAACTTGCCCTGCAACAATCCCTGGAAAAAACGCAGAATGAAGGGAAAGTAATCTGATATCAATGCACTTTCAGGGCAGCAAGACTTGGCGACCGTCTCACAAGAAGGATCTCTCCGGTTCCGCCAAACATTTGATAATTGCGCTTTTTGTCTCTTTGTTCCTTGTGTCCTGCCTGGATAAGGGATCGTCGCAGGTGCATAAGTCATCCAGGCTTCTCATGGGGACGTTTGTGGAAGTCTCGGTCGTCGGAAACGATCAGGAGGCCAAAAAGGCCGCTTCGGAAGTATTTGACGAACTGAAGCGCATAGAAATGCTCACATCCTTTCACGGGGATTCCGAGCTGGCAAAAATCAACGCAAATGCCGGAAAAGGCCCTGTGAAAACCGATCCGGAACTCCTCAAGATCATCGATGAAGCACTGAGAGTAGCGCGTGAGACTCATGGAGCGTTCGATCCCACTGTGGGCCCTATTGCTAAATTG
The sequence above is a segment of the Desulfomonile tiedjei DSM 6799 genome. Coding sequences within it:
- a CDS encoding PAS domain-containing protein, coding for MPDQTRDQLLTQLENMRRRVAELETALKNLASSCQEALNPPPQRREKGKIVDFRWFSERAAQLKAYESHDLSDLSMEDVERLLRELQVSQVEVKMQNEELRRVHEQLIESRDKYSSLYDAAPVGYFTLNKEGFVLEANLTAAILLGTTKAGLVHKPFSSFVSKDSYNAYYWHLERVFRTRSKQSCEIPLVRVDGSTFYARFESVASQNPDITPTYCQTVISDTTDLKKAQQDLLESEELHRITLSSISDTVFISDDSGGFTYICPNVHVIFGYTQEEVQEFKNVAHVLGPNLFDPARLDRCEEIPNIERTVKDKAGREHVLLINVKRVSIKGGTTLFSCRDITERKHAELALQQSLEKTQNEGKVI